CCTACCTGGCGAGTTCGGCCGGTTCATCGAGCCGTGTCAGTTTCCGCGGGTTCGCGATCGCGTGGATCCGCGTCACCTTCCCGTCCTCCACCACGAGGGTGACCGCGGCCACTCGGCCGTCGATCTCGATCCGGCCCGCAGGCGCGCCGTTGAGCCACACGGCCGACACCACCCGGTCCGGGACGGCGAGCATGCTCGCCACCAGCGCGGCCCCGTGGATCGGAGCCGGAGCGGCGCTCGCAAGGCCGCCGCCGTCGGCGATCAGAACCACGTCCGGTGCCATGACGTCCAGCAGTTCCTGCAACCGGCCGGTGCGCAGCGCGGCCAGGAACCGCTCCACCACGGCCTGCAGCTCCGACCGGCTCACCGGCACCCGCGGCCGCCGGGCCGCCACGTGCTCGCGTGCCCGCCGCGCGATCTGCCGCACCGCTGCGGCGGACTTCCCGACGGCCTCCGCGATCTCGCCGTACGGCACCTCGAAGACCTCGCGGAGCACGAACACCGCGCGCTCCGTCGGCCCCAGCGTTTCGAGCACGGTCAGCATCGCGATCGACACGTTCTCCGCGAGCTCGATGTCCTCGGCGACGTCGGGGCTGGTCAGCAGCGGCTCCGGCAGCCACTCGCCGACGTACTCCTCGCGGCTGCGCGACAAGGTCCGCAGACGGTTGAGCGCCTGCCGTGTGACGGTTCGTACGAGATAGGCCCGCGGGTCACGCACCTGCGCGCGGTCGACGTCGGCCCACCGGAGCCAGGACTCCTGCAGTACGTCCTCGGCGTCGGCCGACGAGCCGAGCATCTCGTAGGCGACCGTGAACAGGAGGCTGCGATGGACGACGAACGGGTCCTCGGTCATGCCGTCGACGCCACGCCGAGGTTCTGCGGACGCGCGGCCAGCGGAATCTCGCAGGCGTCGGAGTAGCCCTGCGATGTGATCCCGTGCGCGGTGTTGCACCTGGTGGCCATGTTGGCGAAGCCGATGAACACGGTGAGTTCGACCATCGCGGCCGGGCCGAGCCGGTCGAGCAGCCGCGCGGACAACTCGTCGGTGACGGTCGTCGGTGTGTTCGTCATGGCCTCGGCGTACTCCATCACGTCCCGCTCCAGCGGCGTGAACACCTCCGACTGTCGCCAGCGCGGCACCTGGCTCGCCTTGGCCAGGTCCAGGCTCTGGTGCAACGCGTGGAAGTAGTTGATGTCGAGGCACCAGCTGCAGCCGACCTGTGCCGCGACGGCCATGTGCGCGAACGTCTTGAGGCTCGCGTCGGCCGCGTCCCACGTGGCCACCTTGGCCGAGAACTCCTGGTTGGCCTCGGCGAGTTCGGGGTTGTTCCACAGCACCTCGACGGGCTCGGGCACGGTACCGAGTTGCTTGATCATGATGTCGCGGAGCTCGACGGGGAGTTCGGCCTTCGGGACGCGCAGCGTCATGGTGTTCTCCTTGTACGTGTGCCTGTTGGGCCGTTCGTCATGAAGACACCGCCCGACCCGGGCATGTGACAACGGGGCTCAGGCCCCGGCTTCGGGTTTTCCCCACCGCGGGCAGGGCTGGGCACCACCCTTGGTCCGGGTGGTAGGGCCATGGGGCCCGGGTTCGGGATCCGGTTGGCTGGTTGGCGTCAGCAGGCGGTGGTCCACCAGCCCGAACCGGAGGTTCGAACCATGCGTTCCCCTGAGGCCGGTACGAAGCGCACAACGACCGAGGCCGGAAAGAAGAAGGCGTCAGCTGCCGCCCTCGCGGCAGCCGCGCTGGTCGCCGCCGTGCTGCTGCCGGAGGCGGCCTCCGCGGCCTCCGGGCACCGCGCCGAATACACCCGGGACGAGCTCCGCCGCGACCTGGCCGCCGTACGCAAGGCGGGTGGCGGGGACGTGAACGTGCTGGCCAGGGTCGACGGCCTGCCCGGAGGACGGGTACAGGCCCGCCTCGGCACCGTGTCGACCGGTTCCCACGCCCCCGTGCCGTGGGGCTCGCACTTCCGGACGGCCTCCACCACCAAGGCATTCGTCGCCACCGTGATGCTGCAACTCGCCGCCGAGAAGCAGCTCTCGCTGGACGACACCGTCGAGCACTGGCTGCCCGGCGTGGTCTCCGGCAACGGCAACGACGGCTCCCGGATCACCGTGCGCGATCTGCTCCGCCAGACCAGTGGGCTGTTCGACTACATGGACGACGCGGACATGCAGCGGAAGCTCCGCGAGCACTTCGACGAGAACCGTTACAACGACACCTCCACTCACGACCTGGTGATGATGGCCGTGGCCCACAAGCCGCTGTTCGTGCCGGAGGCCGGCCGCACCCGCTGGGCATACTCCAACACCAACTACCTGCTGGCCGGAATGATCGCCGAGACGGCGAGCGGCACCGGCTGGAGGGAGTTGGTCGAGCACCGCATCATCGCCGGACTGGGCCTGCGCCAGACCGCGGTGCCCGGTCTCGACCCGTTCCTGCCCACGCCCTACGTGAGCACCTATCTGACCGGCACGGACGGCACCAGGCTCGACGTCACCACGAACAGCTACCTGCACACCGCCGACTCCGGAGTGGTGAGTACCACCGCGGACCTCAACACCTTCTTCCGCTCGCTGGCCGACGGCCGCCTGCTGCCGGCCGAGCAGTGGCGGGAGATGCGGCAGACCGTACAGCGCACCGACGACCCGGAGGATGTCGAGGAGCTGCCCGAGGGCACCTACGGTCTGGGTCTGCGCGAGATCCCGCTGTCCTGCGGCGGCCACTACGACATGCATGAGGGCGACGGGTTCGGCACCTATACCCGCCCCGCGGTCAGCTCGGACGGGCGGCGCGCGGTCACCATCTCCGTCACCACCACCTCCGGGATGCCGGACCTGCCCACGCTCAACCGGGCCACGGGCACCCTGATCGACCACGCGCTGTGCGCCGCCGGCCGGTAGGCACCGCGGGCTTCGCGCGACGGCACACCACGCCGGCCGGTCCACCGTGCACCCCAGGTGCCCGCCCCCAGGGGGCCGAGGCAGGGGCACTCCGTGGTCCACGCGCGTCGTGCTCGTCCCGTCCGTGCCTGTTCCGTCCGTTCTCGTCGAGCCGGGGCAGGGCTCACTAGAATGGCGACGGCAGTGCCGCGCCGACCAGGTGGTCTCCCGGTGACCCGATGGTTTCCCGGTGCCGACAGCCAGGAACGAGGAGGGCCGCATTTATGCGTGAGCTGGCGGACACGGCACGGCGGTGGGCAGCTCAGGGGCGCCCGGCCGTACTGGCCCGGCCGATCACCGAGCAGGGCTTCGGGCCCCGGCACCCCGCCGACGCGCTCCTCGTCGACGAGGACGGGAACCGCCAGGGCACCTTGTACCGCGGTGCGTTCGACGAGCACCTGGTCGCAGAGGCCGCGGCCCTCCCGCCCGGCCACACCGCGCGGGTGTGCGAGGTGGCCGTACACGACGACGAGGTCAAAGAGGCACGGCTGACCTGCGGCGGGCAGGCCGAGATCCTGCTCCAGCCGCTGCACACCGTCCCCGCCCGCTGGTGGGACCTGCTGAGCGAGGGCGCCGACGCCGCGCTGATCACCCGGATCGACGAGGAGCGGACCCAGGCTGTCAGCGACGTCGTCACTCCGGGGGGTGCCACTCCGGGATTGCAGGGTGATGATCCGGCGGCCGTCGTTCAGGCCGCCGAGCAGGCCAGGCAACTGCTCGCACGCCACCGTGCCGGACGCGAGACCCGCCGCGCCGACACCGGGATCGTCCTCATCGAGGCCTGCCCGGCCGTCCCTCACCTGGTCATCGTCGGCGGTGGCGAACTCGCCGAACTCCTCACCACCCAGGCGCAGGTGCTGGGCTGGCAGGCCACGGTCGCGTACGCCGCCGCGGATGCCCGCAAACCAATGGCCGACCGTCCCGCCGCGGCCTGTCTGATCGTGCTCAGTCACGAGCCCGACCTCGACATCCCCGCCCTGCACACCGCGTTGACGGCCGGCGTCGCCTATGTCGGCGCGCTCGGCTCACGCCGTACCCAGGCCCGCCGCGCCGATGCCCTCACCGAGGCGGGGCTCACCGAGGAGCAACTGCGCCGCATTCACGGCCCGATCGGACTCGACATCGGCGCCCGTACCCCGGCGGAGACGGCCTTGGCCATCTGCGCCGAGGTGCTCGCCGCGCTGAGGTGACCGTAGGTGCCCGGTCCGCAGGCTCATGGGCTGGTCACCCCCGCAGCGTCGAGGGCCAGCCACACCCGGTCGCGAGTGAGCGGGAGTTCGGTGAAGCGGAGTCTCGTCGCGTCGCACGGCGCGTCGGCGAAGGCCGGGGCGACCGGGTTCAACGGGCTCTCGCTCATCGACTTGGCGCCGAGGGGACCGATGGCGTCGGCGGTCTCCGAGGCGCACGGTCTCCGGACTCGCCCTCAACAGGCGCGCGGCCTGGCCGATGCCGTACGACGGCACACCGGCACCCTGACCGTGCCACCGTGAGTGTCTACATGCGCAGCATGCGCTGTGTGATCTCCCGATACTGCCTCAGCGCGTGCCGGAGCTCTTCCGGCTCTGTCCCGGGGTCCTGGTCCTGCCAGGTCGCGTGGAGAAGGCGCCGCCGTTCCGCGAGGGTGCTCATGAGCTGGGCGGTGACCTCGTCGAATGCGGTCTCGGCCTCTTCCAACGCCTCACGTGGGCTGTCGGCGAAGGTGTTGAGGGCGTGTTGGAGGCGCTGGGCGAGCTTGTCCCGTTCGTCCGACGGGATCAGCGGCTCGGGGCCCGGCGTACGACGCCCGGACGAACCGGGCTGTTTGTCCGGGGGCTGCTGGGCGCGTGACTGGTCGTACATCATCGAGTGCCACTTTCCTGTACGTCGTACCGGCCGCGTCGGCTTCGTCGCCCTGGGCGGGGCCGCGCTCCGCACCGTGCTGTCAGTCAACGCCGGGCAACCGGCGCTGTCAACGTGATGTCGACAGGGCGCGGTCCGGGGGATGGGCAGCGGTTGAGAGGGAGAAGGGAACCGGGGCGGCCCAGCCGTGACGGTGCTGTGCGCTCGGGCCACTGCTCGAGTGGGACGGCCGGGACAGGAGTGAGGAGAGCGCCGCCCGTGATCCGACGGGATAATGGCGAGCACCATGGCTGGGATCGAGGAGAGCGGCCAGGGGTCGACCGTCGCGTGGGTCGATCCCATGGGGGACCCGTTTCTGCGCACGCGGTTCGCCCCGCCGGCGAGGCCCGTCACCTTCCTACGGCGTGAACGACTGGTCGAACACCTGGACCAGGCGCTGCTGACCCCGTTGACGGTGGTCAACGGAGCGGCCGGGGCGGGGAAGACACTGCTGGTCGCCGAGTGGGTCACTGGACTGGCGCAGCCGGTCGCCTGGTTCACCGCCGACACGGCGGACCAGCAGCCCGGGATGTTCTGGGCGTACGTGCTCCAGGCCCTGCGGTCCTCGGGCGTACCGCTCCCCGGCGACATTCGCTGTCCCGCCGACGCGAGCCGGGTGGACCGCACACTGCTGGCACGGCTCGCCGCCGAGCTGAGCGGACGCGACCGGCCGGCGATCGTCGTGCTCGACGAGTACGACCGCGTGACCGCGCCGGAGATCGCGGAGCAGCTCGAATTCGTCCTGCACCACGCCGGACCGGGAATGCGCCTCGTCCTCGTCACCCGCACCGAGCCGCTGCTGCCGGTGCACCGTTACCGGGCGGCCGGTGACCTGACGGAGATCCGGAACGCGGAGCTGGCCTTCACACCCGAGGAGGCGGTCTTACTCCTGGAGCTGCACGGCCTGCGCCTGCCTGTGCACGCGGTGGGGGCGCTCGTGGACCGCACCGGCGGATGGGCGGCGGGCCTGCGGCTGTGCGCCCTGGCCGCCCGGGAGAGCCCGGATCCGGAGAGATATTTGAAGGAATTCGAGGCTGGGCGGAGTACGGTCGCCGACTATCTCCTGGCCGAGGTGCTCAAGCGGCGAACCGCCGAGACCCAGGACCTCCTGCTGCGGGTCAGCATCCTGGAGCGGCTCTGCCCCGATCTGGCCAACGCGCTGACGCGGCGTACCGACGCCGAGCCCATTCTGGCCGAGCTGCACCGCGAGAACGCGTTCGTCGAGGACCTCGGCCGCTCGTGGTACCGGCTCCACCCGCTGTTCGGGGAGATCCTCCGGGCGCATCTGCGGGAGCGCTGTCCTGGACTGGAGCCCGAACTCCACCGGCGGGCCGCCCGGTGGCTGCTGCGCTCCGGATTCCTCCCGGAGACGATCGCCCACGGCGCCGCCGCGGGCGACTGGGAGTTCACCGCCGGCGCCTTCGTCGACGGCCTGGCGATCGGACAGCTCTTCACCGGTCTGCGCCGTGACGAGCTGGCCGAGCTGTTCTCCCGGATGGGACCCGAGGCCACGAGCCCCGCGACGGACGTCGTCCGAGCGGCCCGGGACCTGTCCCAGGGCGACCTCGACCGCGGTCTGGCCCGTCTGCACCACGCCGGGGCGAGCCTGGCCGCGGACGTGTCCGACGCGGCCACCGACGTGCCCGACCCGGCGGCGGCATGGCTGAGCTGTGCGCTCCTTGAGGCCCTGGCGGCCCGTCTGGCCGGGTCCCCGCTCCAGGCGGAGAGGGCCGCGGAGGCGGCCGAGGAACTGAGACAGGCGGTTCCCGCCCACCTCTTGGGGCAGCATCCCGAACTCATGGCTCTGCTGCTGACCCATCTGGGCTCGACGCGCCTGTGGGTAGGGCGGTTCGAGGACGCCCGCGCCGCGCTGTCCGCGGCGGCGGGCTGTCCCGGCGGGGCTTCGACGGCGCTTGTGCGAGAGGAGTCCTTGGGGCACCTGGCGCTGATCGACTACCTGAACGGCTGGCACGGCAGGGCGGAGCGCAAGGCACTGGCGGCGACGACCGACTCGGAGCGCTTCGGTCTGTGCGGGTCGTCCGGCCCGGACATCGGGCGGATGGTCCTGGCCGCGGTGGCCGTCGACCGGAACGAACTTGATCACGCCCAAGCCCTCCTCGACGAGGCGGTCGGCTCGCGCCTGTCGAGACGGGACCCGGTGCCCGCCACGGGCCGGTCCCTCGTGACGGCCCGTCTGCTGCTGGCCCGGGGCAAGACCCGAGCCGCCCTGGCGGCGGTGGACCCGACGGTCTCCACGGACGTGGCATCACCCTGGGCGCAGGCTCAAGCCGCCCTGGTCGCCTCCGCCGCCCACCTGGCCGAGGACCGGCCGGACGCGGCTGCCGAGGTACTGCGACAGGTGCCGGACGGCCAGCCGGCCTGTGCGGTGGAGGCCGCGCGGGCCCAGCTGGCGGCGGGCCGCCCCGCCGCCGCGCTCGACCTGCTCGACCGGCTGCGCGCCGAGGGTCCGGTCGGTCCCGCGGTGACCGTGCGGGCCACGCTGACCCGGGCGCAGGCCGCACTGGAGGCGGGTGACTCCGCCGCCGCGCGCAAGCTCGTGGGCCAGGCGCTCCTGGAGGCCCGGCGCGAGCGGCTGCGGCGGCCTTTCCTCGAGGCCGGTCCGTGGATCCGACGTCTCCTGGGCACGGCGCCTCTGCAGCCACTGGCCGCGGGCTGGTTGACGACCGGCGACGCGCCCCGGCTCGAAACGCCCGCACCGCTCGTCGTGCAGGAGCTGAGCGAACGCGAACGCGACGTTCTGCGGCGACTGGCCCAGATGATGTCGACGGAGGAGATCGCGGCCGACCTCTGCGTGTCGGTGAACACGGTCAAGACCCACCTCAAGAGCGTCTACCGGAAGCTGGCGGTGAACCGGCGCAACGAAGCGGTGCGGCGGGCGCGCGAGCTGCGGCTGCTGTGAACCCGCAACCCGGTGACCACCCTCGCCCGTCACGGGTGAGGCGCGGGACGAGCCGTTCGGATGCGATGGGAGTGGCCGGCACCACGCACCTCCCGACCGGGCGGTGAGTGGCGGCACCACGCACCTCCCGACCGGGCGGGGCGCCCGGAGCATCCCGAATCCGGCGATGCGGCCGATGTCCCTCGTTCCGGTGCGCCGAACCGGAGAGAAGGCCTTGATGCCCCGGACCGAACCCGCCGTACCCTCAGCGGCCGACGCCGACCACCGGGCGCAGGCCGACTACACCGGTGGTGTCTACGGGTCCATGCTCGCCGCGTCGGTGGTGATCGGCACCGGCACGCTGGGCTCCTTCCCCCACCTGGAGCTGGCGGTGTTGCTGTTGGGCACCGGAGTGGCGTTCTGGATCGCGCACGTGCACGCCCAGCTGTTCGGGGCGCGGCTGGCCCGGCAGGCCCTGGACCGGAGGACCGTCGTCGAGGTGTGCCGTGCGGAGTGGCCGATCGTCAAGGCCGCCGTGCCACCGACCGTGGCCGTGGCCGTCAGCCCGCTCCTGGGCCTCGACCTCCAAGGCACCTTCTGGCTGGCGCTCGCCGTCGCCGTGGCCGGGCAGGTGGGCTGGTCGGCGGCAGCGGCACGCCACGCGGGCGCCTCCTGGTGCCTCACGGCCGTCACGGCCTCGATCAATCTGCTGC
This portion of the Streptomyces mirabilis genome encodes:
- a CDS encoding carboxymuconolactone decarboxylase family protein, translated to MTLRVPKAELPVELRDIMIKQLGTVPEPVEVLWNNPELAEANQEFSAKVATWDAADASLKTFAHMAVAAQVGCSWCLDINYFHALHQSLDLAKASQVPRWRQSEVFTPLERDVMEYAEAMTNTPTTVTDELSARLLDRLGPAAMVELTVFIGFANMATRCNTAHGITSQGYSDACEIPLAARPQNLGVASTA
- a CDS encoding serine hydrolase domain-containing protein gives rise to the protein MRSPEAGTKRTTTEAGKKKASAAALAAAALVAAVLLPEAASAASGHRAEYTRDELRRDLAAVRKAGGGDVNVLARVDGLPGGRVQARLGTVSTGSHAPVPWGSHFRTASTTKAFVATVMLQLAAEKQLSLDDTVEHWLPGVVSGNGNDGSRITVRDLLRQTSGLFDYMDDADMQRKLREHFDENRYNDTSTHDLVMMAVAHKPLFVPEAGRTRWAYSNTNYLLAGMIAETASGTGWRELVEHRIIAGLGLRQTAVPGLDPFLPTPYVSTYLTGTDGTRLDVTTNSYLHTADSGVVSTTADLNTFFRSLADGRLLPAEQWREMRQTVQRTDDPEDVEELPEGTYGLGLREIPLSCGGHYDMHEGDGFGTYTRPAVSSDGRRAVTISVTTTSGMPDLPTLNRATGTLIDHALCAAGR
- a CDS encoding XdhC family protein, with the protein product MRELADTARRWAAQGRPAVLARPITEQGFGPRHPADALLVDEDGNRQGTLYRGAFDEHLVAEAAALPPGHTARVCEVAVHDDEVKEARLTCGGQAEILLQPLHTVPARWWDLLSEGADAALITRIDEERTQAVSDVVTPGGATPGLQGDDPAAVVQAAEQARQLLARHRAGRETRRADTGIVLIEACPAVPHLVIVGGGELAELLTTQAQVLGWQATVAYAAADARKPMADRPAAACLIVLSHEPDLDIPALHTALTAGVAYVGALGSRRTQARRADALTEAGLTEEQLRRIHGPIGLDIGARTPAETALAICAEVLAALR
- a CDS encoding helix-turn-helix transcriptional regulator yields the protein MAGIEESGQGSTVAWVDPMGDPFLRTRFAPPARPVTFLRRERLVEHLDQALLTPLTVVNGAAGAGKTLLVAEWVTGLAQPVAWFTADTADQQPGMFWAYVLQALRSSGVPLPGDIRCPADASRVDRTLLARLAAELSGRDRPAIVVLDEYDRVTAPEIAEQLEFVLHHAGPGMRLVLVTRTEPLLPVHRYRAAGDLTEIRNAELAFTPEEAVLLLELHGLRLPVHAVGALVDRTGGWAAGLRLCALAARESPDPERYLKEFEAGRSTVADYLLAEVLKRRTAETQDLLLRVSILERLCPDLANALTRRTDAEPILAELHRENAFVEDLGRSWYRLHPLFGEILRAHLRERCPGLEPELHRRAARWLLRSGFLPETIAHGAAAGDWEFTAGAFVDGLAIGQLFTGLRRDELAELFSRMGPEATSPATDVVRAARDLSQGDLDRGLARLHHAGASLAADVSDAATDVPDPAAAWLSCALLEALAARLAGSPLQAERAAEAAEELRQAVPAHLLGQHPELMALLLTHLGSTRLWVGRFEDARAALSAAAGCPGGASTALVREESLGHLALIDYLNGWHGRAERKALAATTDSERFGLCGSSGPDIGRMVLAAVAVDRNELDHAQALLDEAVGSRLSRRDPVPATGRSLVTARLLLARGKTRAALAAVDPTVSTDVASPWAQAQAALVASAAHLAEDRPDAAAEVLRQVPDGQPACAVEAARAQLAAGRPAAALDLLDRLRAEGPVGPAVTVRATLTRAQAALEAGDSAAARKLVGQALLEARRERLRRPFLEAGPWIRRLLGTAPLQPLAAGWLTTGDAPRLETPAPLVVQELSERERDVLRRLAQMMSTEEIAADLCVSVNTVKTHLKSVYRKLAVNRRNEAVRRARELRLL
- the sigJ gene encoding RNA polymerase sigma factor SigJ, whose amino-acid sequence is MTEDPFVVHRSLLFTVAYEMLGSSADAEDVLQESWLRWADVDRAQVRDPRAYLVRTVTRQALNRLRTLSRSREEYVGEWLPEPLLTSPDVAEDIELAENVSIAMLTVLETLGPTERAVFVLREVFEVPYGEIAEAVGKSAAAVRQIARRAREHVAARRPRVPVSRSELQAVVERFLAALRTGRLQELLDVMAPDVVLIADGGGLASAAPAPIHGAALVASMLAVPDRVVSAVWLNGAPAGRIEIDGRVAAVTLVVEDGKVTRIHAIANPRKLTRLDEPAELAR